The Candidatus Angelobacter sp. genome window below encodes:
- a CDS encoding (2Fe-2S)-binding protein, translating into MAKVTELHVNGKALRVDADSERTLLSVLRDDLDLTGTKYGCGEGQCGACTVWLNGFPARSCHTSVGDAAQKKITTIEGLEQDGRLHPLQEAFLDAGAMQCAYCTSGMIMSGAALLRRNPNPSEEEIVHFMEGNICRCGTYRRIIMAIQGAAKVMKGGTG; encoded by the coding sequence ATGGCGAAAGTCACTGAGCTTCATGTCAATGGCAAGGCGCTTCGGGTGGACGCTGATTCCGAGCGCACCCTGCTCAGCGTCCTGCGGGACGATCTCGATCTGACCGGGACCAAGTACGGATGTGGCGAAGGACAATGCGGGGCGTGCACTGTTTGGCTCAACGGATTTCCCGCGCGTTCCTGCCACACATCCGTAGGCGACGCCGCTCAAAAGAAAATCACGACCATCGAGGGTCTGGAACAAGACGGGCGGCTGCATCCCCTGCAAGAGGCGTTTCTGGACGCCGGCGCTATGCAGTGCGCCTACTGCACGTCCGGCATGATCATGTCGGGCGCGGCGTTGCTCCGGCGGAACCCGAATCCATCCGAGGAGGAGATCGTTCATTTCATGGAGGGCAACATCTGCCGCTGCGGAACGTATCGGCGGATCATCATGGCGATCCAGGGGGCGGCCAAAGTGATGAAGGGAGGGACTGGATGA